The Methanothrix soehngenii GP6 genome has a window encoding:
- a CDS encoding energy-coupling factor ABC transporter substrate-binding protein: MKLEIIVLVVVALFTAIFVYQSTSGEHEWAGADDQSEKVIDELTGGTYEPWSSPLWEPPSGEIESLLFALQAAIGSLVIGYFLGYYRGLMRKKGEQRDGDWEARSDA, from the coding sequence ATGAAGCTGGAGATAATCGTCCTGGTGGTTGTTGCCCTTTTTACTGCCATCTTCGTCTACCAGAGCACCAGCGGAGAGCACGAGTGGGCAGGGGCGGACGATCAATCGGAGAAGGTCATCGATGAATTGACCGGAGGGACTTATGAGCCCTGGTCAAGTCCCCTATGGGAGCCGCCGAGCGGCGAGATCGAGAGCCTTCTCTTTGCCCTCCAGGCGGCCATAGGGAGCCTGGTCATCGGCTATTTCCTGGGATACTACAGAGGTTTGATGAGAAAGAAAGGCGAGCAGAGAGACGGGGACTGGGAAGCAAGATCTGATGCATGA
- the cbiQ gene encoding cobalt ECF transporter T component CbiQ encodes MHDLLDDWAQCNALRETSAHLKLFLGLGAIIICVSSVTPPAPVFVAASMSLIILILAKIPIRIYSRLLLLPLSFALLSSTVVALMHGSGEMLYSMQLFGLEIGIRVDGAALALLLIARTFGGMCSLFFIALTTPMIEIFAVLKSLRIPESVIELSMMIYRYIFVFLDQAAMIHSAQVMRLGDLGTRSSLNSFSMLASVLFLRSWEQGERLIVAMDARCYDGRLDLMEERKGAGALEIAATAAFLALALAISLMTGEEGILRMGG; translated from the coding sequence ATGCATGATCTCCTGGATGACTGGGCCCAGTGCAATGCCCTGAGAGAGACCAGCGCCCATCTTAAGCTATTCCTTGGCCTGGGAGCGATCATAATCTGCGTCTCCTCGGTCACGCCACCCGCGCCCGTATTCGTCGCCGCGAGCATGAGCCTTATCATCCTGATCCTGGCTAAAATCCCCATTCGCATCTACTCCCGGCTCCTCCTTCTCCCCCTCTCCTTTGCTCTGCTCAGCTCAACGGTGGTGGCCCTGATGCATGGCTCTGGAGAGATGCTCTATTCCATGCAGCTCTTCGGCCTGGAGATAGGGATCCGAGTGGATGGGGCAGCTTTGGCCCTGCTCCTCATCGCCCGGACCTTCGGCGGCATGTGCTCATTGTTCTTCATCGCCCTCACCACCCCCATGATCGAGATTTTCGCCGTCCTCAAGTCGCTTCGGATTCCCGAATCGGTGATAGAGCTCTCTATGATGATCTACCGATACATATTTGTCTTTCTCGATCAGGCAGCGATGATACACAGCGCCCAGGTGATGCGACTGGGGGACCTGGGCACCAGGAGTTCCCTCAACTCCTTCTCCATGCTTGCCAGCGTTCTATTCCTCAGATCCTGGGAGCAGGGAGAGAGGCTGATCGTGGCCATGGACGCCCGCTGCTACGACGGCCGGCTCGATCTCATGGAAGAGAGAAAAGGAGCGGGAGCATTAGAGATAGCAGCCACTGCGGCCTTTTTGGCCTTGGCCCTGGCGATCAGCCTTATGACTGGAGAAGAAGGGATTCTAAGGATGGGAGGGTGA
- a CDS encoding energy-coupling factor ABC transporter ATP-binding protein, translated as MATILETRGIEYAYADGTRALSNVSLTIGEGRKIALVGPNGAGKSTLMLMFNGILRPDAGEVLFRNERLDYDSRSLRKVRQRVGMVFQNSDDQLFAPTVYQDVAFGPVNLRFPPEKVKRYVGYALQYVGLSGYERRPPHHLSGGEKKRAAIAGILAMEPEVMILDEPTSNLDPATSEEIMEMLDELNLGGKTLIISTHDVDLAYRWADEVVLMKDGGLLRRGSAEEVFGDLELVRDARLKPPMVVDLYQELVNRGLAEGKKPPKSILELCDSLEGGERRCAVQGAKRGTIYVCDADELLLENADELVGKVDADYTGAMGTRAKLMAEEAKIRVDFTYGVIDKCILKALAGKSCLVLTSQGMMGQVQKRIEAYSQQSGEEINSVDLSSGSNGRSLPIDRDFVGTKSLK; from the coding sequence ATGGCCACGATCCTGGAGACCAGGGGGATAGAATACGCCTATGCCGACGGCACGCGGGCCCTTAGCAATGTCAGCCTCACAATAGGGGAGGGCAGAAAGATTGCCCTGGTGGGCCCCAATGGAGCGGGAAAGTCCACCCTGATGCTGATGTTCAATGGGATCTTAAGGCCGGATGCAGGTGAGGTTCTATTCCGGAATGAGAGGCTGGATTATGACTCCCGATCATTGCGAAAGGTAAGGCAAAGGGTGGGAATGGTCTTCCAGAACTCCGATGATCAGCTCTTTGCCCCAACCGTCTACCAGGATGTGGCCTTCGGGCCGGTGAACTTGAGGTTCCCTCCTGAGAAGGTGAAAAGGTATGTGGGCTATGCCCTGCAGTATGTCGGCCTATCCGGATACGAGCGCCGCCCTCCCCATCATCTGAGCGGCGGGGAGAAGAAGAGGGCGGCCATTGCGGGAATTCTGGCCATGGAGCCGGAGGTGATGATCCTGGACGAGCCCACCTCAAACCTCGATCCCGCCACATCAGAGGAGATCATGGAGATGCTCGATGAGCTTAACCTGGGGGGAAAGACATTGATCATCTCCACCCACGATGTGGACCTGGCCTATCGCTGGGCGGATGAGGTGGTGCTGATGAAGGACGGTGGATTGCTCCGCCGGGGCTCGGCTGAGGAGGTGTTCGGCGATTTGGAGCTGGTCCGTGATGCCAGGCTGAAGCCCCCAATGGTGGTGGATCTATATCAGGAGCTTGTGAACAGAGGGCTGGCAGAGGGCAAGAAGCCTCCAAAGAGCATTCTTGAGCTATGCGACTCTCTGGAGGGGGGCGAGAGGAGGTGTGCTGTCCAGGGGGCGAAGAGGGGCACGATCTACGTCTGCGATGCCGATGAGCTTCTTTTAGAGAATGCAGATGAGCTGGTAGGGAAAGTGGATGCAGATTATACCGGAGCCATGGGGACCAGGGCCAAGCTGATGGCAGAAGAGGCCAAAATCCGGGTGGACTTCACCTACGGGGTGATAGACAAATGCATCCTCAAGGCGCTTGCAGGCAAGAGCTGCCTGGTCTTGACCTCTCAGGGAATGATGGGCCAGGTTCAAAAGAGGATAGAGGCCTATTCTCAGCAGTCCGGAGAAGAGATAAATTCAGTCGATCTCTCCTCAGGCAGCAACGGGCGCTCTTTGCCAATAGATCGCGATTTTGTCGGGACCAAAAGCCTTAAGTAA
- the larB gene encoding nickel pincer cofactor biosynthesis protein LarB has translation MKIFSERDKPFMLMAPLPDEKMESNREILESYRRGEISLEEALKQIRVRDYRTVGEVAKLDICRSNRIGIPEAILAEGKDKSDLLAISLAHLEETGSVIITRVSSEQLVVLRSAKLPPKSVFEHNPRARTVVIRSADRPAQAGRVAILAAGTADIPVAEEARVVAEEMGCQVLREYDVGVAGIHRLFPCLERMADADAFVVAAGREGTLPAVVAGLVNAPVIGLPVSTGYGIGGGGKAALYSMLQSCSVLTVVNVDAGFVAGAYAAKIARQKAHKEKQS, from the coding sequence ATGAAGATCTTCTCGGAGAGGGATAAACCCTTTATGCTCATGGCTCCATTACCGGATGAGAAAATGGAGAGCAACAGAGAGATCCTGGAGAGCTACCGCCGGGGAGAGATTTCCCTGGAGGAGGCCCTAAAGCAGATTCGGGTCAGGGATTATCGCACCGTGGGCGAGGTGGCAAAGCTGGATATCTGCCGATCAAATCGCATTGGCATACCGGAGGCGATCCTCGCCGAGGGAAAGGACAAGTCCGATCTTCTGGCCATATCCCTTGCCCATCTGGAGGAGACGGGGAGCGTGATCATAACCCGTGTGTCCTCCGAGCAGCTGGTGGTATTGAGATCGGCCAAGCTTCCCCCTAAGAGCGTCTTTGAGCACAATCCTCGCGCCAGGACGGTGGTCATCCGCTCTGCTGATCGGCCGGCGCAAGCGGGCAGGGTGGCCATCCTGGCGGCAGGAACTGCAGACATCCCCGTGGCTGAGGAGGCGAGGGTGGTAGCGGAGGAGATGGGCTGCCAGGTGCTCAGAGAGTATGATGTGGGGGTGGCAGGCATCCACCGCCTCTTTCCGTGTCTAGAGAGGATGGCGGATGCGGATGCATTTGTCGTGGCGGCAGGTCGAGAGGGCACCCTTCCCGCGGTGGTAGCGGGACTGGTGAACGCTCCGGTCATCGGCCTTCCCGTCTCCACTGGATACGGAATTGGCGGTGGGGGAAAGGCTGCCCTCTATTCGATGCTCCAGTCCTGCTCCGTCCTGACGGTGGTAAATGTGGATGCGGGATTTGTGGCGGGAGCATATGCCGCCAAGATCGCCAGACAAAAAGCTCATAAAGAGAAACAGTCTTAA
- a CDS encoding endonuclease Q family protein: protein MLVNLDLHIHSRYSMAVSGDMELGQIAKGAAHKGVKIVGTGDCLHPLWLESIKKLPEDDGLRRQGDTLFLLSVEVEDSKRVHHLILLPDTGKAEELAEGFSPHSGNLHQDGRPRLHMSGAQIADLVFEAEGLIGPAHAFTPWTGMYAYHRSLSECYQEKADRIRFIELGLSADSDYADRIAELSDKTFLSNSDAHSPRTNKLAREFNQMEVEECSYREIALAICREKGRGPTLNAGFFPGEGKYNRTACTRCFHHFSAKEMNDLMGRCSHCQGLIKLGVADRIDLLADYEGPQHPSHRPPYLHLIPLAEIIALALGYKSPMTVGVQRLYAAMTEDKTEIEVLLNEHLGELEAAKVEPKVIRAIEAFRNGGVEVLPGGGGKYGEIRLLASKKAGGERESQRSLFDF from the coding sequence ATGCTAGTCAATCTCGATCTGCACATTCATTCCCGCTATTCGATGGCTGTATCCGGCGACATGGAGCTGGGGCAGATCGCAAAGGGGGCGGCGCATAAAGGGGTGAAGATAGTGGGCACTGGAGACTGCCTGCACCCTCTGTGGCTCGAATCCATCAAAAAGCTGCCGGAGGATGATGGGCTGAGGAGGCAGGGGGATACTCTCTTTCTCCTGAGCGTGGAGGTGGAGGATTCGAAGAGGGTCCATCATCTCATTCTCCTGCCGGACACCGGCAAAGCGGAGGAGCTGGCGGAGGGATTTTCACCCCATTCGGGCAACCTGCATCAGGATGGCAGGCCGCGGTTGCATATGAGCGGGGCCCAGATCGCCGACCTGGTGTTTGAAGCGGAGGGCCTCATTGGGCCCGCTCATGCCTTCACCCCATGGACGGGGATGTATGCTTACCATCGGTCCCTATCTGAATGCTACCAGGAGAAGGCGGACCGGATTCGATTCATTGAGCTTGGACTGAGCGCGGACAGCGATTATGCGGACAGGATTGCGGAGCTCTCGGACAAGACCTTTCTCTCCAACTCCGATGCCCATTCACCTCGCACCAATAAGCTGGCCAGAGAGTTCAATCAGATGGAGGTGGAGGAGTGCAGCTACCGGGAGATAGCTTTGGCCATCTGCAGGGAGAAGGGAAGAGGACCGACGCTCAATGCCGGTTTTTTCCCGGGAGAGGGAAAGTATAACCGCACGGCCTGCACCCGCTGCTTTCATCACTTCAGCGCAAAAGAGATGAATGATCTCATGGGACGCTGCTCCCATTGCCAGGGGCTGATCAAGCTGGGGGTGGCTGACCGAATCGATCTATTGGCCGACTACGAAGGGCCCCAGCATCCCTCTCATCGGCCCCCTTACTTGCACCTCATTCCTCTGGCAGAGATCATCGCCCTCGCCCTGGGCTACAAGAGCCCGATGACGGTGGGGGTGCAGAGGCTGTACGCGGCCATGACAGAGGATAAGACTGAGATTGAGGTATTGCTGAACGAGCATCTCGGGGAGCTGGAGGCGGCAAAAGTCGAGCCGAAGGTGATCAGGGCCATTGAGGCCTTCCGCAACGGCGGAGTGGAGGTTCTGCCCGGCGGAGGAGGAAAATACGGAGAGATCCGGCTTTTAGCTTCGAAGAAAGCCGGGGGAGAAAGAGAATCGCAGAGGTCCCTTTTTGATTTTTAA
- a CDS encoding glycosyltransferase family 2 protein, translated as MALKDIGAGKIIARCHEYLVDLLFAPGTGRRGIYELAARSSHIIAEDGMQSFVERSQIYMRRKLSQKKNPPKEPSGKELEDMRIQCASFEYRPKISIIVPVLNTREEWLRSSIESVLHQIYDNWELCIADDGSDQPHIKETLNCYQQKDARIKVKYLNENQGVSGASNEALAMASGEFIGFLDHDDQLLPNALYEVVLMLNRNASADFIYSDEILISKRGKPVFAYFRPDFSLDYMLSHCYIVHFVVIRASILKKIGGFRAEFKVSQDYDLFLRVLSQTRNVLHIPKILYRWRQYESSTGHLLKERVMESSRRALQDFADREGIKGVVWGTKNFNFFRLKRDILDRPKISIIIPTKDRIDLLKRCIESIQNRSSYDNYEIIIVDNMSQEEETAAYLDGLGKSYRIIKFNEKFNYSKLNNYAAEFARGEHLLFLNNDIEVLNSDWLEAMLEQSQRDEIGCVGAKLLYPDRKIQHVGVVVGWGGRAEHIYKWLHSNDIGYMGHFVSIRNYSAVTAACMMLRKSIFNEVGGFDERFEIGFGDVDLCLRVRELGYENLFTPYAELLHYESATRGRSFSFDPHPNDTKRFIERWQEYIKGGDPYYNPNLPLDSYDILPFVSWR; from the coding sequence ATGGCATTAAAGGACATAGGAGCGGGAAAAATAATAGCCAGGTGCCATGAATACTTGGTCGACCTGCTTTTCGCACCGGGCACAGGGCGAAGGGGCATATACGAGTTGGCCGCAAGGTCCAGTCATATCATCGCCGAAGACGGTATGCAAAGCTTTGTGGAAAGGTCCCAAATATATATGCGCAGAAAATTATCTCAAAAAAAGAATCCGCCCAAAGAGCCGTCTGGAAAAGAACTGGAGGATATGCGCATCCAATGTGCGAGCTTTGAGTACCGGCCCAAGATCAGCATAATAGTTCCAGTATTAAACACCAGAGAAGAATGGCTTAGAAGTTCCATCGAATCTGTTTTACATCAGATATATGATAACTGGGAGCTTTGTATTGCGGATGATGGATCAGATCAACCGCATATAAAAGAGACTCTAAATTGCTATCAGCAAAAGGACGCCCGGATCAAGGTCAAGTATCTGAATGAGAACCAGGGCGTCTCTGGAGCTTCAAACGAGGCCCTCGCTATGGCCAGCGGGGAATTTATCGGATTTCTGGATCATGATGATCAGCTCCTTCCAAATGCCTTATATGAGGTTGTTCTGATGCTGAACCGAAATGCCAGCGCCGATTTTATATATAGCGATGAGATCCTTATTTCCAAGCGGGGAAAGCCAGTATTTGCTTATTTCAGGCCAGATTTCTCTCTAGATTATATGCTATCTCATTGCTATATCGTTCATTTTGTTGTCATAAGGGCGAGCATTTTGAAAAAGATCGGTGGATTCAGAGCCGAGTTTAAAGTATCCCAGGACTACGATTTATTTTTAAGGGTCCTCTCCCAGACCAGAAATGTCCTGCACATACCCAAAATCCTGTACAGATGGCGTCAGTACGAATCGAGCACCGGGCATCTGCTCAAGGAAAGAGTGATGGAGTCCAGCAGAAGAGCTCTCCAGGACTTCGCAGACAGAGAGGGAATCAAGGGAGTGGTCTGGGGCACAAAGAACTTTAATTTTTTCAGGCTGAAGAGAGATATCCTCGATCGCCCCAAGATCAGCATCATAATTCCGACCAAAGATCGCATTGACCTTTTGAAGAGGTGCATTGAAAGCATCCAAAACAGATCGTCTTATGATAATTATGAAATTATAATAGTAGATAACATGAGCCAGGAGGAGGAAACCGCCGCATATCTGGATGGTCTAGGGAAATCATATAGGATTATAAAGTTCAATGAGAAATTTAATTACTCTAAGTTGAATAATTATGCCGCTGAATTTGCCCGTGGAGAGCATCTGCTCTTTTTGAATAACGATATAGAAGTATTAAACTCCGATTGGCTGGAAGCGATGCTTGAACAATCGCAGAGAGACGAGATCGGTTGTGTGGGGGCCAAGCTGCTTTATCCAGATAGAAAAATACAGCATGTGGGAGTGGTTGTCGGCTGGGGTGGACGGGCAGAGCATATATATAAGTGGTTGCATTCAAATGACATTGGCTATATGGGCCATTTTGTATCCATCAGAAATTATAGTGCAGTCACCGCAGCCTGCATGATGCTTCGAAAATCGATTTTTAATGAGGTAGGCGGATTTGACGAAAGGTTTGAGATTGGCTTTGGAGACGTCGATCTTTGCCTCCGGGTGAGGGAGTTGGGATACGAAAACCTATTTACTCCCTATGCAGAACTGCTCCATTACGAATCTGCTACCAGGGGACGATCGTTTTCATTCGATCCTCACCCCAATGACACAAAGCGCTTCATAGAAAGATGGCAAGAATATATAAAAGGGGGTGATCCCTACTACAATCCCAATCTTCCCCTCGACAGCTACGACATCCTGCCATTTGTATCTTGGCGATAA